From a single Candoia aspera isolate rCanAsp1 chromosome 10, rCanAsp1.hap2, whole genome shotgun sequence genomic region:
- the LOC134503380 gene encoding phospholipase A2 inhibitor and Ly6/PLAUR domain-containing protein-like: MGPTSMATLPSLILFLAAHLTQGSCLICETCIGPGKDCTGLNRTCGRTADACLTFVGINSLGAEKMTETVKTCTAGRACQPEPVSVTINSDIHFWSTSSCCRDDLCNSKKLNVPPVNTTPNGLTCPACFNLGFDQCEVIESLSCTGEDNHCITSSGTLSTGGITPMIFAARGCSSASACSLPLKTSIYTAGITFHLNKIGCNPARRASST; this comes from the exons ATGGGACCCACCAGCATGGCAACTTTGCCCAGCCTCATCCTCTTTCTGGCTGCACACCTAACTCAAG GTTCGTGTTTGATCTGTGAGACCTGTATAGGTCCAGGAAAAGATTGCACTGGCTTGAACCGCACCTGTGGAAGGACTGCAGATGCCTGTCTTACCTTTGTGGGAATAAATTCTTTGG GGGCTGAGAAAATGACTGAGACTGTCAAAACGTGCACTGCTGGCAGGGCCTGCCAGCCTGAACCCGTCAGTGTCACCATCAACTCGGACATCCATTTCTGGAGCACCTCCAGCTGTTGCCGAGATGACCTGTGCAACAGCAAAAAGTTAAATG TGCCACCTGTGAATACCACCCCCAATGGGCTGACCTGCCCAGCTTGCTTTAACCTTGGTTTTGATCAGTGCGAAGTGATCGAGTCTCTGAGCTGCACAGGAGAAGACAATCACTGCATAACCTCCTCTGGAACCTTGAGCActg GTGGTATCACCCCCATGATATTTGCTGCCAGAGGCTGCAGCTCTGCCTCAGCATGCTCTCTGCCCCTGAAGACCAGCATTTACACCGCGGGAATCACCTTTCACCTCAACAAAATTGGGTGCAACCCAGCACGGAGAGCCAGCAGCACCTAA